The nucleotide window TCGGGAACTCACCACAGGCCGAAGATAGGATCGGCCAGAGAAGGCTTCTGCCTCTTTTGGCGCTGTGTTTCGGAATGATGTTTGTACTGGTCCTCCGGCTGTTCCAGCTGCAGGTTCTCCACGGGAGCGATTTCAGTATCATGTCCGATCTTACCCGGCTGAACCGTGTGGTGGTCGAGGCGCCGCGCGGCTCCATCCTGGATCGGAACGGTTTGGTTTTTGCCGAAAACGGTTTGAGCTATTCCATTACCATGGATCCCATGGAAGGCAAAAAGGTCGAAAAAAGCATCCCTCTCCTGGCTTCATTTTGCGGTTTTCCGCCGGATGAACTCATCCAGAAAGTAAAGGATACCCGCCGTAAAAAGATACATACTCCGGTGAAGCTGTTTAAGGACGCCAATTTCAAGCTGCTTTCGATCGTGGAGGAACACAAGAGTGAATTGCCCGGCCTGGATAGTGAAATCGATCAGCGTCGGAGCTATCCCAACGGTCTTCTTGCCAGTCACGTGATCGGGTATATGGGGGAACTGAACCAGAATGAATTCAACGAACTGGGAAGCAAGGGATACTATTATGGCCAGTCGATAGGCAGGGACGGCCTTGAGCAGCGCTATGAAAGCATGCTCAAGGGAAAGAACGGCACCAAATTCCAGGAAAAGAATTACCTTAACCGGATTCTGAAAGATTCCAAGGAAATCAAACCGGATCCACCCGAAGCCGGGAAGAGCATCTGGCTCACCATCGATATGCGTTTGCAGATGGCGGCGGAACAGGCCTTCGGAGACACTGTACTGGGGGCTTTGGTTGCCATCGATCCAAGGAATGGTGAAATCCTTGCCATGCTCTCACTGCCGAATTACGACCCCAACGAATTCACTCATGTTATGACCGCGGGAAGGGTTGACTCCCTGTTCAATGATCCCCGCAAACCTCTTTTCAACCGTGCGATACAGGCTACCTATCCGCCTGGCTCCACATTCAAACCTCTGACCGCGCTTGCCGGTCTGGAAAGCGGGTTCGGTGAGCAGACCAGGTTTTCCGCCTGCCACGGTTCCTATTCGTTCGGAGGGCGGCCGTTCAAATGCTGGAAAGCCGGAGGGCACGGTTCTCTCAACATGTCGGACGCGATAACCAATTCCTGCAATGTGTATTTTTACCAACTGGGATACAAAGTCGGAATCGAGCACTGGCAAACCATGGCTAAAATTCTGGGGATCGGAGAGATAACGGGGGTCGATCTGGAAGGGGAAGCAAAGGGGCGGCTTCCCACTCTGGATTATTATAAAGAAACAAGAAAGTATTATTCGCCTGGGATCATGCTGAATCTGGCCATCGGACAGGGGGAAAATGATGTGACGCTCCTGCAGCTTGTCCGCTATGTGGGAATAATCGCAACCGCGGGGGTCAAAACGACTCCTCACCTGATTCTGGGACAAGGGGCCAAGCCGGAAAGAGTTATCGGAATCTCGCCGGAATCGTTCGATGTAGTAAGAAGAGGAATGCTCGGAGTGGTAGAGCAAGGCACCGCACGGTCCATGCAGATTACCGGGCATCTCATTGCAGGTAAAACCGGCACTGCGCAGAATCCGCACGGCGCCGATCATAAGATTTTTGTCGGATTCGCACCCTATGATAATCCCACCATTGCAGTGGCCTGCGTGGCTGAAAATGCCGGGGATATGGTTCCTTCCCGGGCAGTGATAATTGTGAAGAGAATGCTTGATGAGTATTTCAACCATGCCATGGAAATTTCGGCGGCTGCCAACCAATGAGCAAGATACTGGACAGAAGCCTGGACCGTGGACTGGCGATCGCAGTCCTTCTTATCCTCCTCATCGGTGTGGTCATGATCCACAGCGCAAGCCGTGGGGAGAATGTCGAATCCTCGCTTATATGGATAAAGCAGATCGCCTGGGCGCTGATCTCCATCGGAATCATGGCGGTCATCATTCACATTCCGGTTAAATACATCTATGCTTTCGCCTATATCTTCTACGTTCTCATGTTTTTCTGCCTGATTCTGGTGGATTTGTTCGGCTCCTCCGCAGGAGGTTCCGAGCGCTGGCTTAAGTTCGGGCCGCTCCGGTTCCAGCCCTCCGAATTCATGAAAGTGGCGGTCATATTGGCCCTGGCGCGTTACATGTCTTTCAAGAAAAACAAGCCGACCACCTATGTCAAATGCCTTATCCCGGCCCTTTTGATTCTCTTTCCCATGGGGATGGTGCTCCTGCAGCCGGACCTGGGAACATCCATGGTTTTCTGCGCCCTGATTTTCCCCATGCTCTACTGGGCCGGTCTGGACAGTCTTCGTCTTTTCTTTCTGCTTGCGCCGATACTCTCCGCGATCTTTGCAGCTCCATTCATCCCCTGGTTTAACTGGGTGACCTGGGTCATATTCATGTTCTTTCTCCTTGGGGTGCTCTACTATACACGCCAGACTCTTACCGGCATGGGGCTGGTCATCAGCGCCAACATCCTCGCCGGGATTGCAACTCCCATTGCCTTTAATTGTTTAAAGCCTTACCAGCAGGAGCGGATAACCACATTCATCAAACCCGAAGCCGATCCCCTGGGCGCCGGTTACCAGATTATCCACTCCAAGGTGGCGATCGGGTCCGGCGGAATCATCGGAAAGGGCATCGGAAACGGGAAATATACTGAACTCGGGTTTCTTCCGCGGTCTCATACCGATTTCATTTTTGCAGTGATCGGTGAAGAACTGGGATTTATCGGCGCAGTGATTATCATCGGCATTATTTCTTACATCGCCTACCGGGGGATCAGGATTGCCTCATCTATCAGGAATCCCTTTATGTCGCTCGCCGCGATCGGGATATCCACCGTGTTCATATTCCATGTATATGTGAATGTCGGTATGGCTATCGGAATCATGCCGGTCACCGGAATCCCGCTTCCGTTCCTGTCCTATGGGGGCTCATCGTGCCTGTCCAACGCTGTCATGGTCGGGCTTCTTTTGAATTTCAGTGTGAACCGTCACGAATTTTAAAGGATATTCCATGCATCCAATCATTTTTTCCATCGGTCCCTTCGCTGTCAGGGGTTACGGGCTTATGCTCGCCATAGGCTTTTTCGCCGGAATCCTGTTTGCCGCCTGGCGGGCAAAGAAAATGGGAGAGAATCCCGACCATGTTTTTAACCTTTCGGTATGGCTGGTGATCTCTTCACTCCTTGGCGCGCGAATCTACTATATAATTACCCATTTCAGCGAGTTCAGAGCCGGCGAATCCTATCCCCTGTTCGAGCGTCTTTTGATAGAATTCAAAAGAATGTTCTGGCCGGTCGGTTCCGACGGCCAGGTTGGCATCAGCGGGCTCATTTTCCTGGGGGGGCTGATTCTCGCCACCATAACGGCAGTACTATATCTCCGTTCCTATAACCTGAATCTGCTCAAGTATCTGGATATCATGGGTCCTTCCATCGCGCTTGGAGAATCCTTTACCAGAATAGGATGTTTTCTGAACGGATGCTGTTTCGGCCATCCGACCCATTCGCCGTTCGGGATTATTTTTCCTGATTCAAGTGCGGCCGGAGCATATTTCCCCGGCGCTCCCATTCACCCCACCCAGCTTTATAATTCCCTGGCTGGGCTTGTTATTTTCGGTCTCCTTCTATGGCTGGAGCGGTTTAAAAAATTTGACGGGTTCACAGCCCTCATGTATTTCATGCTTTATTCGGCTGGAAGATTTACGATCGATTTCTTCCGGTACTACGAGGAGAGCATGCAGGTGCTCGGTCTTTCACAGAATCAGATTTTGAGCCTCATAATTTTTGTTGTGAGCGCAGTTTTTCTAGTATATTTTTACCGAAAAGCCGTTTCCGAAAAGAGAACTTTTTCCGTCTGAAAAGGAAGAGACAATGCCTCTGATTAAGCTGGATTCTGCACAGCATGATCCTTCCCGGGAAAAGGTTCCGGAACTGTCCCCTTCAGCTCTCGATATTCTCGGTTTTTCCGAATCCGACCCCATGATATGCTCCTAATTATCATGAAAACGAAATATGAACCGATCATCCTCTGAACCGGCTTCATCCTGCTTTTTTCATAGACGGAAACAAAATTAGAGAACATTTCGAAAAACGCCGAAACACTGTAAAGCTTGAGGTTGGGTGCGTAGCAAGAGGAGACTGCCTGCAGGAAATACAATCTTGACAGGATGCCGGAGAGTGATATTATGAGAGGAGAAACTGACATGGGCATGTTCAAAAAAAAGGTAAAGGTTTCCAACAGCAAGTATCCAGATCGTTTTATTGAAGAGGAATTCTGGGTGGATACAGGGGCGCTGTATTCCTTCATCCCTGAGGATTACCTGGAAAGGATAGGGGTTGAACCATCCGCGAAACGTAATCTGATTCTTGCCGACGGACGGCAGGATACAAGGCTGCTCGGCTTTTGTGACTTTCAGATCGATGGATTGGAAGGCTCTTTTCCCTGCCCTGTTATTTTTGCGCCGAAGGGTTCATTGTTCCTGCTTGTAGCGACAACATTGGAGATTTTTGGGGTCGATGTCGATCCCATCCAGAAGAAATTGAAACCCATCTTGGCTATTATCGGCGGTTTTTTTGGCCTCGCAATGAAAATTGTACCGTCATCTGGAACGCCACGCATCGTTGGAATGAAACCGCATGAGGTGAATCATGACGAAATTGCTGGAAAAGGCATTCAAAAAGGCCTCAGACCTTCCGGAAATAGAACAAAACGCTTTGGCGAAATGGTTGCTGGAAGAACTCGATGCGGAGAAAAGATGGTACCGGATGTTTGCGGAGTCCGAACACATCCTCGACCGGCTTGGCGATGAAGCGCTTGCGGCTCATGGACGAGGGGAAACAATACCTTTATAGGATTTTTATGATCTATGGTGCAGGATATTGGAGAAAAGGGAGAAATATCTATGAAGAACAGAATAAAATATGCTGATGAACCGCTGGGTGAATTGAGAATCATTAAAGATTTTCTCCCTTCCCCGGATCAGTTGGTCTTACATGAAGAAAACGTGAAGATAACAATCTCCCTGAAAAAATCGAGTGTAGAGTTTTTCAAGAAAGAAGCGCAAAAGCATCATACATCATATCAAAAAATGATTAGACAGGTTATTGATATATATACTTCTCATTATCAGAAGAATGCCTGATAATCATGCGGCCACTTATATGTAAAATAGTTAAGGAGGATACTACGAATGAAAACCCCAAAAGAAGAGATTCGCAATCTGCTCGATACTCTTCCCGAGAACGCTTCGCTTGAAGATATACAATACCATATCTATGTTCGTCAAAAGGTCCAGAAGGGTCTCGAAGCGGCAGAACGGGGTAAGGTGTTTTCCCGTGAGGAAGCGGAACGGCGGATGGCCAAATGGACAGAGAAGTAGTATGGACGAATCCTGCATGGGATGATGTGGAAGAAATCGCCGATTACATTGCCAGGGATTCTGCATACTATGCGGCTGCGTTTATCGAGGAAATGAAAGAAACAGCCATTTCCCTTTCTGGATTTGCTGAACGAGGTCAGGTCGTTCCGGAATTCAGCGAGGAATCGATACGGGAATTATTGGTAAGATCCTATCGTCTCATCTACAAAATATCAGAGAACCGTGTCAGTATCTTGGCGATTATACACTGTGCACAACGACCATGGAGATACTGATTTAGATCTCCCATACTTCCATCATCCACATTGACATGGACTGATTCTTTGCTGCTGCCAAGGTCGGAATAACCTCCACCTTTTACCTGATTTTAAGGGAACCATGAACCGCGAAACAGATTTTTTTAACAAACGGGTCACTGTCATGGGGCTGGGAAGCTTCGGGGGTGGTGTCGGCGCGGCTTCTTTCCTGGCCGGTCTCGGCGCCAGGGTCACAGTGACCGACCTCAAGGACGAGCGCGAGCTTGCAGGTTCGATTACCGCGCTCAGTGGGCTGGACATTGGGTTTGTCCTGGGCAGGCACGAGATGGCTGATTTCACCGATACCGACCTGGTGGTGGTCAGTCCGGCGGTTCCGCGCAATTCAGAGTACGTGCTGGCAGCCCGTGAGGCCGGGATTCCCCTCCGTACGGAAATCGGTCTTTTCGTGGAACGCTGTCCGGCCCCGATATGCGGCGTCACCGGATCGAACGGCAAGACCACCACGGTTTCCATGCTCGAATCCATTCTTCGGCATACCAACCGGCCGTTCCGTGTGGGCGGAAACATCGGGCGATCTCTATTGGGAGAATTGCCCGAAATAACTCCGGATGAAATGGTAGTGCTCGAAATTTCCTCTTTTCAGATCGAATGGCTGGATGAAATGGCATGGAGCCCTCATATCGCCGCAATTCTCAACATCATGCCCAACCATCTCGACCGTCACGGCTCCTTTGAGGAATACCGTAACACCAAGGGTAGAATACTTGACCACCAGGGTCCGGGGGACATCGCCGTACTCATCCGCGACGATTCAGGCTCTTCCGGTATGGAACGCCGGGCCAGGGGAAGTATTCTCTGGGCAGGGACTGATTTGCCGGGCGCCGGGGTGACTCTTGAAGAAGGTTGGATAACGAATCGGACGGCCGGGAAAACAAGAAATATTTTTGATTCGGGAAAGCTCCTTATTCCGGGGAGGCATAACATTCTCAATGCACTGGCGGCCTCGGCCTGCGCTCTGGCCATGGGAGTCGAGGCAGAGCATATTGCACAGGGACTGGCGGATTTCCGGGGCGTCCCCCACCGCCTGGAACTGGTGGGCGAGAGAAACGGCGTACGGTTTTTCAACGATTCCAAAGCCACCACCCCGGAGGCGGCTGCAGCCGGGGTAAACGCGTTCGATTCTCCTGTAATTCCGATACTGGGCGGATATGACAAGGGAGTTTCCTTTGATGCTATGGCTC belongs to Candidatus Latescibacter sp. and includes:
- the mrdA gene encoding penicillin-binding protein 2 yields the protein MFGNSPQAEDRIGQRRLLPLLALCFGMMFVLVLRLFQLQVLHGSDFSIMSDLTRLNRVVVEAPRGSILDRNGLVFAENGLSYSITMDPMEGKKVEKSIPLLASFCGFPPDELIQKVKDTRRKKIHTPVKLFKDANFKLLSIVEEHKSELPGLDSEIDQRRSYPNGLLASHVIGYMGELNQNEFNELGSKGYYYGQSIGRDGLEQRYESMLKGKNGTKFQEKNYLNRILKDSKEIKPDPPEAGKSIWLTIDMRLQMAAEQAFGDTVLGALVAIDPRNGEILAMLSLPNYDPNEFTHVMTAGRVDSLFNDPRKPLFNRAIQATYPPGSTFKPLTALAGLESGFGEQTRFSACHGSYSFGGRPFKCWKAGGHGSLNMSDAITNSCNVYFYQLGYKVGIEHWQTMAKILGIGEITGVDLEGEAKGRLPTLDYYKETRKYYSPGIMLNLAIGQGENDVTLLQLVRYVGIIATAGVKTTPHLILGQGAKPERVIGISPESFDVVRRGMLGVVEQGTARSMQITGHLIAGKTGTAQNPHGADHKIFVGFAPYDNPTIAVACVAENAGDMVPSRAVIIVKRMLDEYFNHAMEISAAANQ
- the rodA gene encoding rod shape-determining protein RodA, yielding MSKILDRSLDRGLAIAVLLILLIGVVMIHSASRGENVESSLIWIKQIAWALISIGIMAVIIHIPVKYIYAFAYIFYVLMFFCLILVDLFGSSAGGSERWLKFGPLRFQPSEFMKVAVILALARYMSFKKNKPTTYVKCLIPALLILFPMGMVLLQPDLGTSMVFCALIFPMLYWAGLDSLRLFFLLAPILSAIFAAPFIPWFNWVTWVIFMFFLLGVLYYTRQTLTGMGLVISANILAGIATPIAFNCLKPYQQERITTFIKPEADPLGAGYQIIHSKVAIGSGGIIGKGIGNGKYTELGFLPRSHTDFIFAVIGEELGFIGAVIIIGIISYIAYRGIRIASSIRNPFMSLAAIGISTVFIFHVYVNVGMAIGIMPVTGIPLPFLSYGGSSCLSNAVMVGLLLNFSVNRHEF
- the lgt gene encoding prolipoprotein diacylglyceryl transferase, translated to MHPIIFSIGPFAVRGYGLMLAIGFFAGILFAAWRAKKMGENPDHVFNLSVWLVISSLLGARIYYIITHFSEFRAGESYPLFERLLIEFKRMFWPVGSDGQVGISGLIFLGGLILATITAVLYLRSYNLNLLKYLDIMGPSIALGESFTRIGCFLNGCCFGHPTHSPFGIIFPDSSAAGAYFPGAPIHPTQLYNSLAGLVIFGLLLWLERFKKFDGFTALMYFMLYSAGRFTIDFFRYYEESMQVLGLSQNQILSLIIFVVSAVFLVYFYRKAVSEKRTFSV
- a CDS encoding CopG family transcriptional regulator, with product MKNRIKYADEPLGELRIIKDFLPSPDQLVLHEENVKITISLKKSSVEFFKKEAQKHHTSYQKMIRQVIDIYTSHYQKNA
- a CDS encoding type II toxin-antitoxin system RelE/ParE family toxin; translation: MDREVVWTNPAWDDVEEIADYIARDSAYYAAAFIEEMKETAISLSGFAERGQVVPEFSEESIRELLVRSYRLIYKISENRVSILAIIHCAQRPWRY
- the murD gene encoding UDP-N-acetylmuramoyl-L-alanine--D-glutamate ligase, yielding MNRETDFFNKRVTVMGLGSFGGGVGAASFLAGLGARVTVTDLKDERELAGSITALSGLDIGFVLGRHEMADFTDTDLVVVSPAVPRNSEYVLAAREAGIPLRTEIGLFVERCPAPICGVTGSNGKTTTVSMLESILRHTNRPFRVGGNIGRSLLGELPEITPDEMVVLEISSFQIEWLDEMAWSPHIAAILNIMPNHLDRHGSFEEYRNTKGRILDHQGPGDIAVLIRDDSGSSGMERRARGSILWAGTDLPGAGVTLEEGWITNRTAGKTRNIFDSGKLLIPGRHNILNALAASACALAMGVEAEHIAQGLADFRGVPHRLELVGERNGVRFFNDSKATTPEAAAAGVNAFDSPVIPILGGYDKGVSFDAMAQGIAGKVQWVALIGVTAHKIGKSLKKAGVDSTVYRNLKEAFSACLSRARSGDVVLLSPGCASYDMFNNYEGRGEAFRMLVRRHLEKNTEDRRQNKRFFPGMVLSKLKMIF